In Brassica napus cultivar Da-Ae unplaced genomic scaffold, Da-Ae ScsIHWf_394;HRSCAF=617, whole genome shotgun sequence, the following are encoded in one genomic region:
- the LOC106420400 gene encoding casein kinase II subunit alpha-2, whose protein sequence is MRLITSSYASLGRFLLLCCAIFISRAPSALSLNGSSFDPYPREEEISLPTVMSKARVYTDVNVIRPKEYWDYESLNVEWGEQDDYEVVRKVGRGKYSEVFEGINMNSNEKCVIKILKPVKKKKIRREIKILQNLCGGPNIVKLLDVVRDQHSKTPSLIFEYVNSTDFKVLYPTLTDYDIRYYIYELLKALDYCHSQGIMHRDVKPHNVMIDHELRKLRLIDWGLAEFYHPGKEYNVRVASRYFKGPELLVDLQDYDYSLDMWSLGCMFAGMIFRKEPFFYGHDNQDQLVKIAKVLGTDELNAYLNKYQLELDAQLEALVGRHSRKPWSKFINADNRHLVSPEAIDFLDKLLRYDHQDRLTAKEAMAHPYFAQVKAAESSRMRT, encoded by the exons ATGCGCCTAATCACCTCCTCCTACGCATCTCTTGGACGCTTCCTCTTATTGTGCTGCGCCATCTTCATCTCGCGTGCGCCGTCGGCGCTTTCTCTTAACGGGAGCAGCTTCGATCCATATCCACGCGAAGAAGAGATCTCTCTTCCCACCGTGATGTCGAAAGCTCGTGTGTACACCGACGTGAACGTGATCCGTCCCAAAGAGTATTGGGATTACGAGTCTCTCAATGTTGAGTGGGG GGAGCAAGATGATTACGAGGTAGTGAGGAAAGTGGGGAGAGGCAAATACAGTGAAGTTTTCGAGGGGATTAACATGAACAGCAACGAGAAATGTGTTATCAAGATTCTTAAGCctgtcaagaagaagaag ATTAGAAGAGAGATTAAGATACTTCAGAATCTCTGTGGAGGCCCAAATATTGTGAAGCTGCTCGATGTTGTCAGAGACCAACACTCAAAAACCCCAAGCTTGATATTTGAGTATGTTAACAGCACTGACTTTAAGGTTCTGTATCCTACTTTGACTGACTATGACATCCGATACTACATCTACGAGCTGCTGAAG GCATTGGACTACTGCCACTCGCAAGGTATAATGCACAGAGATGTCAAGCCACACAATGTCATGATCGACCATGAGCTGCGCAAACTTCGCCTTATAGATTGGGGTCTCGCTGAGTTTTATCATCCTGGAAAAGAGTATAACGTCCGTGTGGCCTCCAG GTACTTCAAGGGACCCGAACTTTTAGTGGATTTACAGGACTATGACTATTCCTTGGAcatgtggagcctcggttgcaTGTTTGCTGGGATG ATATTCCGCAAGGAACCTTTCTTCTATGGCCATGACAACCAGGATCAGCTTGTCAAAATTGCCAAG GTCCTTGGAACCGATGAATTGAATGCATATCTGAACAAGTATCAGTTAGAACTTGACGCTCAATTAGAGGCACTTGTTGGGAG ACATAGCAGGAAGCCTTGGTCCAAATTCATCAATGCTGACAATAGGCATTTGGTCTCACCTGAG GCGATTGATTTCCTGGACAAGCTACTTCGGTATGATCATCAAGACAGGTTAACTGCAAAAGAAGCAATG GCTCATCCTTATTTCGCACAAGTCAAGGCAGCAGAGAGCAGCAGAATGAGAACTTAA